One segment of Streptomyces sp. XD-27 DNA contains the following:
- a CDS encoding CDP-alcohol phosphatidyltransferase family protein: protein MQKPSVAELRPVVHPPGVKDRRSGEHWAGRLYMRELSLRITRHLVNTRVTPNQLTYLMTLAGVLALPALLLPGIAGALLGVLMVQLYLLLDCVDGEVARWKKQYSLAGVYLDRVGAYLCDLAVLVGFGLRAADLWGDGSPEWLWAFLGTLAALGAVVIKAETDLVGVARHQGGLPPVQEAAAEPRSSGVALARKAAAALKFHRLILGIEASLLIVVLAVLDQIRDDLFFSRLGVAVLAGIAVLQTLLHLVSILASSRLK from the coding sequence ATGCAAAAACCATCGGTAGCTGAACTCCGCCCGGTCGTTCACCCCCCGGGGGTGAAGGACCGGCGGAGCGGTGAGCACTGGGCCGGCCGGCTCTACATGCGCGAGCTCTCGCTGCGCATCACCCGGCACCTGGTGAACACGCGGGTCACGCCCAACCAGCTGACCTATCTGATGACCCTCGCCGGTGTCCTGGCGCTGCCGGCCCTGCTGCTGCCGGGGATCGCCGGGGCGCTGCTCGGCGTGCTGATGGTCCAGCTCTACCTCCTGCTCGACTGCGTCGACGGCGAGGTCGCCCGCTGGAAGAAGCAGTACTCGCTCGCCGGTGTCTACCTGGACCGGGTCGGCGCGTACCTGTGCGACCTCGCGGTGCTGGTCGGCTTCGGTCTGCGCGCCGCCGACCTGTGGGGCGACGGCTCGCCCGAGTGGCTGTGGGCCTTCCTGGGCACGCTGGCCGCGCTCGGCGCCGTCGTGATCAAGGCCGAGACCGACCTGGTCGGCGTCGCCCGGCACCAGGGCGGGCTGCCGCCGGTGCAGGAGGCGGCGGCCGAGCCGCGCTCGTCCGGGGTGGCACTGGCCCGCAAGGCCGCCGCGGCGCTGAAGTTCCACCGGCTCATCCTCGGCATCGAGGCCTCGCTGCTGATCGTGGTCCTGGCGGTGCTGGACCAGATCCGGGACGACCTCTTCTTCTCGCGCCTGGGCGTGGCCGTGCTGGCCGGCATCGCCGTCCTGCAAACCCTGCTTCACCTCGTGTCCATCCTCGCGTCGAGCAGGCTCAAGTGA
- a CDS encoding ABC transporter ATP-binding protein — MAEQNVAQNRDRAADGGRIPTVIADDVHIVYKVNGGARGRGSATAALNRMIRRKSTPGMTEVHAVRGVTFVAYRGESIGLIGSNGSGKSTLLKAVAGLLPTHSGSVYTDGQPSLLGVNAALMNDLTGERNVILGGLAMGMSREQIRERYDQIVDFSGINEKGNFITLPMRTYSSGMAARLRFSIAAAKDHDVLMIDEALATGDRKFQKRSEARIRELRKEAGTVFLVSHNNKSIRDTCDRVLWLEKGELLMDGPTDEVIKAYEKETGK; from the coding sequence GTGGCTGAGCAGAACGTCGCACAGAACCGGGACAGGGCCGCCGACGGCGGACGCATCCCCACCGTCATCGCCGACGATGTGCACATCGTGTACAAGGTCAACGGCGGCGCCCGCGGCCGCGGCAGCGCCACCGCCGCGCTGAACCGCATGATCCGTCGGAAGAGCACGCCGGGCATGACGGAGGTGCACGCGGTCAGGGGTGTCACCTTCGTGGCCTACCGGGGCGAGTCGATCGGGCTGATCGGCTCCAACGGCTCCGGCAAGTCGACCCTGCTCAAGGCGGTGGCGGGGCTGCTGCCCACGCACAGCGGCAGCGTCTACACCGACGGTCAGCCGTCGCTGCTGGGCGTGAACGCCGCGCTGATGAACGACCTGACCGGCGAGCGGAACGTGATCCTCGGCGGGCTCGCCATGGGCATGTCGCGAGAGCAGATCCGCGAGCGCTACGACCAGATCGTCGACTTCTCGGGCATCAACGAGAAGGGCAATTTCATCACGCTGCCGATGCGCACGTACTCCTCCGGCATGGCGGCCCGGCTGCGGTTCTCCATCGCGGCCGCCAAGGACCACGACGTGCTGATGATCGACGAGGCGCTGGCCACCGGCGACCGGAAGTTCCAGAAGCGCTCCGAGGCCCGGATCCGGGAGCTGCGCAAGGAAGCGGGCACCGTCTTCCTTGTCAGCCACAACAACAAGTCGATCAGGGACACCTGCGACCGGGTGCTGTGGCTGGAGAAGGGCGAGCTGCTGATGGACGGCCCGACCGACGAGGTCATCAAGGCGTACGAGAAGGAGACGGGCAAGTAG
- the hpnC gene encoding squalene synthase HpnC translates to MLDKAAHENFPVAPFFVPRAWRTDLMAVYGYARLVDDIGDGDLAPGGADAELLGLDRAAADDPLAMLDAFETDLWRVFADSGPRPRHPLLHALRPTVRRHGLTPAPFLGLIEANRQDQHVRRYATYDDLVAYCELSANPVGRLVLGITGTTSPERVRHSDAICTALQIVEHLQDVAEDLGRDRIYLPAADMERFGVTEADLAARTAGAPLRALIAYQAERAGRLLTAGAPLVGSVDGRLRLLLAGFVAGGRAALAAIAAAGHDVLPGPPKPTRRGLLREVAATLRREGRAGR, encoded by the coding sequence GTGCTGGACAAGGCCGCGCACGAGAACTTCCCCGTCGCTCCCTTCTTCGTCCCGCGCGCGTGGCGCACCGACCTCATGGCCGTCTACGGCTATGCCCGCCTGGTCGACGACATCGGTGACGGCGACCTCGCCCCGGGCGGCGCCGACGCCGAGCTGCTCGGCCTGGACCGGGCCGCGGCCGACGACCCGCTCGCGATGCTGGACGCCTTCGAGACCGATCTGTGGCGGGTCTTCGCCGACTCCGGGCCGCGGCCACGTCACCCGCTGCTGCACGCCCTGCGCCCCACGGTCCGCCGCCACGGCCTCACCCCCGCGCCCTTCCTGGGCCTGATCGAGGCCAACCGGCAGGACCAGCACGTACGGCGCTACGCCACGTACGACGACCTGGTCGCCTACTGCGAGCTGTCCGCCAACCCCGTGGGCCGGCTCGTCCTGGGCATCACCGGGACCACCAGCCCCGAGCGGGTCCGGCACTCCGACGCCATCTGCACGGCGCTGCAGATCGTCGAGCACCTTCAGGACGTGGCCGAGGACCTCGGCCGGGACCGGATCTACCTGCCCGCCGCCGACATGGAGCGCTTCGGCGTCACCGAGGCCGACCTGGCCGCGCGCACCGCGGGCGCTCCGCTGCGGGCGCTGATCGCGTATCAGGCGGAGCGCGCCGGGCGCCTGTTGACGGCGGGCGCGCCGCTGGTCGGCAGCGTGGACGGCAGGCTCCGGCTGCTGCTCGCCGGGTTCGTGGCCGGCGGCCGGGCCGCGCTGGCCGCGATCGCCGCCGCGGGCCACGACGTACTCCCCGGACCGCCCAAGCCCACCAGGCGCGGCCTGCTGCGCGAGGTCGCCGCGACGCTGCGGCGAGAGGGGCGGGCCGGACGGTGA
- a CDS encoding ABC transporter permease: MSETTHDSAVAMSAPPSPDDGLTPAELARKYGLEVSGARVGLKEYVQQLWGRRHFILAFSQAKLTAQYSQAKLGQLWQVATPLLNAAVYFFIFGLLLGGRGGMENDQYIPFLVTGVFVFTFTQSSTLAGVRAISGNLGLVRALHFPRASLPISFSLQQLQQLLFSMIVLVVLLLGFGHFPDFAWLLVIPILALQFVFNTGVAMVMARLGSKTPDLAQLMPFVLRTWMYASGVMFPLEHMLRKAGAHSWVADLMLANPAAVYMDLMRFALIDGYTYDHLPHHVWALALGWALLAGIGGFVYFWKAEEQYGRG; this comes from the coding sequence GTGAGCGAGACTACGCACGACAGTGCGGTCGCCATGAGTGCCCCGCCATCCCCCGACGACGGCCTGACCCCCGCCGAGCTGGCGCGCAAGTACGGGCTGGAGGTCAGCGGTGCCCGAGTGGGACTCAAGGAGTACGTCCAGCAGCTGTGGGGCCGGCGGCACTTCATCCTGGCCTTCTCGCAGGCCAAGCTCACCGCGCAGTACAGCCAGGCCAAGCTCGGCCAGCTGTGGCAGGTGGCGACGCCGCTGCTGAACGCGGCGGTGTACTTCTTCATCTTCGGCCTGCTGCTGGGCGGCCGGGGTGGCATGGAGAACGACCAGTACATCCCGTTCCTGGTGACGGGTGTGTTCGTCTTCACGTTCACCCAGAGCTCCACCCTCGCCGGGGTGCGTGCGATCTCCGGAAATCTCGGGCTGGTGCGGGCCCTGCACTTCCCGCGGGCCTCGCTCCCCATCTCCTTCTCGCTCCAGCAGCTCCAGCAGCTGCTGTTCTCGATGATCGTCCTGGTCGTCCTGCTGCTGGGCTTCGGGCACTTCCCGGACTTCGCCTGGCTGCTGGTCATCCCGATCCTCGCGCTGCAGTTCGTCTTCAACACCGGCGTGGCGATGGTCATGGCCCGGCTGGGCAGCAAGACCCCGGACCTCGCCCAGCTCATGCCGTTCGTTCTGCGGACGTGGATGTACGCGTCCGGCGTGATGTTCCCGCTGGAGCACATGCTGAGGAAGGCGGGCGCCCACAGCTGGGTCGCCGACCTCATGCTGGCCAACCCGGCCGCCGTCTACATGGACCTGATGCGCTTCGCCCTGATCGACGGCTACACGTACGACCACCTGCCCCACCATGTGTGGGCGCTGGCGCTCGGCTGGGCCCTGCTCGCCGGCATCGGCGGCTTCGTGTACTTCTGGAAGGCAGAGGAGCAGTACGGCCGTGGCTGA
- a CDS encoding glycosyltransferase family 2 protein → MKVGAVVLTMGNRPAELRALLESVAKQDGDPIEVVLVGNGSPLPEYDVPGLTVRTVELPENVGIPAGRNAGIEAFGPGGSDVDILLFLDDDGLLPNPDTAELCRQAFAADPTLGIISFRIVDPETGTTQRRHVPRLRASDPMRSSRVTTFLGGANAARTSVFAQVGGLPDDFFYAHEETDLAWRALDAGWMIDYRSDMVLNHPAVAPSRHAVYHRMVARNRVWLARRNLPALLVPVYLGVWLLLTLARKPSKAGLRAWFGGFREGWKTPCGPRRPMKWRTVWRLTRLGRPPVI, encoded by the coding sequence ATGAAGGTCGGCGCGGTGGTGCTCACCATGGGCAACCGCCCCGCCGAGCTGCGCGCGCTGCTGGAGTCGGTCGCCAAACAGGACGGCGACCCGATCGAGGTCGTGCTCGTCGGCAACGGCTCGCCGCTGCCCGAGTACGACGTCCCCGGGCTGACCGTGCGGACCGTCGAGCTGCCCGAGAACGTGGGCATCCCGGCGGGCCGCAACGCCGGGATCGAGGCGTTCGGACCGGGAGGGAGCGATGTCGACATCCTGCTCTTCCTCGACGACGACGGACTGCTGCCCAACCCGGACACCGCCGAGCTGTGCCGCCAGGCCTTCGCGGCGGACCCGACGCTGGGCATCATCAGCTTCCGTATCGTCGACCCCGAGACCGGCACCACCCAGCGCCGCCACGTGCCGCGGCTGCGGGCCTCGGACCCGATGCGCTCCTCGCGCGTCACCACCTTCCTCGGCGGCGCCAACGCGGCCCGTACCAGCGTCTTCGCGCAGGTCGGCGGGTTGCCGGACGACTTCTTCTACGCACACGAGGAGACCGACCTCGCCTGGCGGGCGCTGGACGCGGGCTGGATGATCGATTACCGGTCAGACATGGTCCTGAACCACCCGGCCGTCGCCCCCAGCCGGCACGCGGTCTACCACCGCATGGTCGCCCGGAACCGGGTCTGGCTGGCCCGGCGCAATCTGCCCGCTCTGCTCGTACCGGTCTATCTCGGTGTGTGGCTGCTGCTCACGCTCGCGCGCAAGCCGTCCAAGGCCGGGCTGCGGGCCTGGTTCGGCGGATTCCGCGAAGGCTGGAAGACTCCGTGCGGGCCCCGCCGCCCCATGAAGTGGCGTACGGTATGGCGCCTGACCCGACTGGGCCGACCTCCTGTCATCTGA
- a CDS encoding iron-containing alcohol dehydrogenase family protein, which translates to MPVLTRLIPSPVVVDISPGALDDLAGLLADQRISASGKLAIAISGGSGAKLRERLAPALPGASWYEVGGGTLDDAIKLADAMKKGHYDAVVGMGGGKIIDCAKFAAARIGLPLVAVATNLSHDGLCSPVATLDNDAGRGSYGVPNPIAVVIDLDIIREAPIRFVRSGIGDVISNISAVADWELSHKETGEAIDGLAAAMARQCGEAVLRHPGGVGEDSFLQVLAEGLVLTGISMSVAGDSRPASGACHEINHAFDLLYPKRAASHGEQCGLGAAFATHLRGDKETCGQMVEVLRRHGLPVLPTDIGFNEDEFVKAVEFAPQTRPGRYTILEHLNLSTDAIRDAYADYAKTIGS; encoded by the coding sequence ATGCCGGTACTGACCCGGCTCATCCCCTCGCCCGTCGTCGTCGACATCTCCCCGGGCGCGCTGGACGACCTCGCGGGTCTCCTGGCCGACCAGCGGATCTCCGCCTCCGGCAAGCTCGCCATCGCCATCAGCGGCGGCTCGGGCGCCAAGCTGCGCGAGCGGCTGGCGCCCGCGCTGCCCGGCGCGTCCTGGTACGAGGTCGGCGGCGGCACCCTGGACGACGCGATCAAGCTCGCCGACGCCATGAAGAAGGGCCACTACGACGCGGTGGTCGGCATGGGCGGCGGCAAGATCATCGACTGCGCGAAGTTCGCCGCGGCGCGGATCGGCCTCCCGCTGGTCGCCGTCGCCACGAACCTCTCGCACGACGGCCTCTGCTCGCCGGTCGCCACGCTCGACAACGACGCCGGCCGGGGCTCGTACGGGGTGCCCAACCCGATCGCGGTCGTGATCGACCTGGACATCATCCGCGAGGCCCCGATCCGCTTCGTGCGGTCCGGCATCGGCGACGTCATCTCCAACATCTCCGCCGTGGCCGACTGGGAGCTCTCCCACAAGGAGACCGGCGAGGCGATCGACGGACTGGCCGCCGCCATGGCCCGCCAGTGCGGCGAGGCCGTGCTGCGCCACCCCGGCGGCGTGGGCGAGGACAGCTTCCTCCAGGTGCTGGCCGAGGGCCTGGTCCTCACCGGCATCTCGATGTCCGTCGCGGGCGACTCCCGCCCCGCCTCCGGCGCCTGCCACGAGATCAACCACGCCTTCGACCTCCTCTACCCCAAGCGGGCGGCCAGCCACGGCGAGCAGTGCGGCCTGGGCGCGGCCTTCGCCACCCACCTGCGCGGGGACAAGGAGACCTGCGGCCAGATGGTCGAGGTGCTGCGCCGGCACGGGCTGCCCGTCCTGCCGACCGACATCGGCTTCAACGAGGACGAGTTCGTCAAGGCGGTGGAGTTCGCGCCGCAGACCCGGCCCGGCCGCTACACCATCCTCGAACACCTGAACCTCTCCACCGACGCGATCAGGGACGCATACGCCGACTATGCAAAAACCATCGGTAGCTGA